A single genomic interval of Prunus dulcis chromosome 5, ALMONDv2, whole genome shotgun sequence harbors:
- the LOC117629126 gene encoding uncharacterized protein LOC117629126, whose amino-acid sequence MVHWQNSQPSAAAADLISGKGHVLTMTSSQYDPQGKLPEMEKSPVNISEMEKTQKFELQTSILELLRQLSGSNDLLVQPCSPSLTMPSAAADLTPAEYRALTKLSEVLSAQLSARLSAQLSAQQLQLADTQKSILEELRLIRSSNASLTQSTTTPNFTVIDDSPNREPFNPHPSPEHASMDIQEGEDRSVYLLVSFDDSEYTDSIYKVTFKHGGVTHEPPVVGLMAEYYDSFPIKGARIFNRSKLYIIPQEVYEITRRAESCRPLGYSIDTKTGSYCSSLPPSIASKALGTLVSAYDKLYYVALPGSSPSIKEPSFERYDPDEDVWERMTSFPFYHDCGSRMKIIGYAVCYGVILFSLSDSYMNPYLVAFHESRNQWNQVTSASYASFRGRAVVVGDTIYALHALIEEVIITFSLRMDKGEDGGIAYSLSPLFVLRGLKIACPPVRFNKLKTGYLVHLGNRDFFHVKSGSPNEEALPVVQYLCITTFQIVDGEGGKPMIKTIHSTVHPVDIKGRDWFSLEFCFTPEFGDYEPIEVESVTSMNQPKQEETTLDEHDKEFLIREGTRSKLRACPWLRGKPNCKAPCIVKRPSTKTPN is encoded by the exons ATGGTGCATTGGCAAAATTCTCAGCCATCTGCCGCGGCCGCTGATCTCATCTCGGGTAAAGGCCATGTCTTGACCATGACTTCCAGCCAATATGATCCACAGGGGAAGTTACCGGAGATGGAGAAATCTCCGGTCAATATATCGGagatggagaaaacccaaaagttCGAATTGCAAACATCAATACTGGAGCTGCTTCGCCAACTAAGCGGCAGTAATGATCTTCTCGTTCAACCCTGCAGTCCCAGCCTGACGATGCCTTCCGCGGCCGCTGATCTCACCCCTGCTGAATACCGTGCCTTGACGAAGTTATCGGAGGTGCTTTCCGCCCAGCTTTCTGCACGGCTATCCGCCCAGCTTTCTGCCCAGCAACTCCAACTGGCCGATACGCAGAAATCAATACTGGAGGAGCTTCGTCTAATACGCTCCAGTAATGCTAGCCTCACTCAATCCACGACGACTCCAAATTTCACGGTGATTGACGACAGTCCCAACCGTGAGCCCTTTAATCCTCACCCAAG CCCAGAGCATGCATCGATGGATATACAAGAGGGGGAAGATAGATCTGTATATTTATTGGTGTCTTTTGATGATAGCGAATACACAGATTCAATATATAAAGTGACATTCAAACATGGAGGAGTCACTCATGAACCCCCAGTAGTTGGACTTATGGCGGAGTACTATGACAGTTTTCCCATCAAGGGTGCAAGAATTTTCAATCGCTCCAAATTATACATCATTCCACAGGAAGTTTATGAAATAACTCGCAGGGCCGAATCTTGCAGGCCATTAGGATACAGCATTGACACCAAGACTGGGTCATATTGTTCATCTCTTCCTCCTAGCATAGCCTCTAAAGCACTAGGAACTCTTGTATCTGCTTATGACAAGCTTTACTATGTTGCACTTCCAGGGTCCTCACCATCAATTAAGGAGCCCTCCTTCGAGAGATATGATCCTGATGAAGACGTTTGGGAGCGAATGacttcttttccattttatcATGACTGTGGAAGCCGTATGAAAATAATTGGTTATGCCGTTTGTTATGgcgttattttattttcattgtcGGACTCCTACATGAATCCATATCTCGTTGCTTTCCATGAGAGTAGAAACCAATGGAATCAAGTGACTTCTGCTTCTTATGCTTCTTTCCGAGGGAGGGCCGTGGTTGTAGGCGACACTATCTATGCCTTACATGCGCTTATAGAGGAGGTGATTATAACATTCTCATTAAGGATGGACAAAGGTGAAGACGGTGGCATTGCATATTCCCTAAGCCCACTGTTCGTATTGCGTGGCCTGAAGATTGCATGTCCGCCAGTGCGATTTAATAAGCTTAAGACAGGGTATTTGGTTCATTTGGGTAACAGAGACTTCTTTCATGTCAAGTCTGGCAGTCCCAATGAAGAAGCACTTCCCGTGGTTCAATATCTTTGTATCACAACGTTTCAAATTGTTGATGGAGAAGGAGGAAAACCTATGATCAAAACCATACATTCAACTGTTCATCCTGTGGATATCAAGGGCCGTGATTGGTTCTCACTTGAATTCTGCTTCACGCC TGAGTTTGGGGATTATGAACCCATAGAAGTGGAGAGTGTGACTAGTATGAATCagccaaaacaagaagaaaccACTTTGGATGAACACGATAAGGAGTTTTTGATCCGTGAGGGGACTCGAAGTAAGCTTCGTGCTTGCCCATGGCTAAG AGGGAAGCCAAACTGTAAGGCGCCATGCATCGTGAAAAGGCCAAGCACAAAAACACCCAATTAG